The Sphingobium aromaticiconvertens genome has a segment encoding these proteins:
- a CDS encoding glycosyltransferase — protein sequence MVAIDMILCAVLLLSMLAVVWPFVVYPFILRLLLTRAERPAGGAHPTASLLFCAYNEGAAMPEKLVNVAALKLRYPDLEIMAFDDGSADDTAAQIAAMAPLVTLLRGPGRSGKAHGMKQLAARARGDVLIFTDANVLLDMDAIDNLLARYADPDVGGVLGSLHYLGEGDSATASVGSLYWRIEERLKDEESRTGNVLGADGSIFSIRRSLYPDFPDTVLDDLTVSMAVIFAGKRLVKAKNVIARERLVAARGDEYRRKVRIAARAWHTHGHLRPQLRQMAAIDRFKYASRKIIRWFGGVFLCLGVLAAAALAWRISPWLCLALCLCGVVLLWIAARVRRGPLAAMVDVLIAYAATVQGVAQAMTGRTFAVWQPAKSR from the coding sequence ATGGTGGCGATCGACATGATCCTGTGCGCGGTGCTGCTGCTGTCGATGCTGGCGGTCGTCTGGCCCTTTGTCGTCTATCCGTTCATCCTACGCCTTTTGCTGACGCGCGCCGAACGGCCGGCCGGTGGCGCGCATCCCACTGCCTCGCTGCTGTTCTGCGCCTATAATGAGGGGGCGGCGATGCCCGAAAAGCTCGTCAATGTGGCGGCGTTGAAGCTGCGGTATCCCGATCTGGAGATTATGGCGTTCGATGACGGGTCGGCGGACGACACGGCGGCGCAGATTGCCGCTATGGCTCCCCTCGTCACCCTGCTGCGCGGGCCGGGGCGCAGCGGCAAGGCGCATGGCATGAAGCAACTGGCGGCGCGGGCGCGGGGCGATGTGCTGATCTTCACCGACGCCAATGTGCTGTTGGACATGGACGCGATCGATAATCTGCTGGCGCGCTATGCCGACCCCGATGTCGGCGGCGTATTGGGATCGCTCCACTATCTGGGTGAGGGCGATAGCGCGACTGCCTCCGTCGGATCGCTCTACTGGCGGATCGAGGAGCGGTTGAAGGATGAAGAATCGCGAACCGGCAATGTGCTGGGAGCAGATGGGTCGATCTTTTCGATCCGGCGGAGCCTGTATCCCGATTTTCCGGACACGGTGCTGGACGACCTGACCGTGTCGATGGCGGTGATCTTTGCCGGCAAGCGGCTGGTCAAGGCGAAGAACGTCATCGCGCGTGAGCGGCTGGTAGCGGCGCGGGGGGACGAGTATCGGCGCAAGGTGCGGATCGCGGCGCGTGCCTGGCATACGCATGGCCATTTGCGCCCGCAACTGAGGCAGATGGCGGCGATCGACCGGTTCAAATATGCCTCGCGCAAGATCATACGCTGGTTTGGCGGAGTGTTCCTGTGTCTGGGTGTGCTGGCGGCTGCGGCTTTGGCCTGGCGCATATCGCCCTGGCTTTGTCTGGCGCTGTGCCTGTGTGGCGTGGTGCTTCTCTGGATAGCCGCGCGGGTGCGGCGGGGGCCGTTGGCGGCAATGGTCGATGTGCTGATCGCCTATGCCGCGACAGTGCAGGGAGTGGCTCAGGCGATGACAGGGCGGACCTTTGCGGTGTGGCAACCCGCCAAATCCCGTTGA
- a CDS encoding threonine ammonia-lyase has translation MNTLAKIEGALPLPISVDDILAARVRIAGSIVHTPTLISQTFSNMLGCKVFLKFENLQFTAAYKERGALNRLLQLDEAARAKGVIAASAGNHAQGLAYHGKRLGVPVTIVMPTTTPTVKVMQTEGHDATVVQYGEKFDDAYAHARVLEVERGLTFIHPFDEPDIMAGQGTVALEMLEDAPEIDTLVIPIGGGGLFSGMATSARAMKPDIRLIGVQAELYPSMYDLIKGENLPCDGDTLAEGIAVKEPGALTRRFVDRMADDILLVTERRLEEAVSLLLQIEKTVVEGAGAAGLAALLTYREQFEGRTVGLVLTGGNIDTRLLANVLLRDLARSGRLARLRIRLQDRPGSLFQVARLFDEQQVNIIEVYHQRVFTSLPAKGLVAEIECETRDRAHLDRLLHALVEAGYESSLIESA, from the coding sequence ATGAACACGCTAGCCAAGATCGAGGGCGCGCTGCCGCTGCCCATATCCGTCGACGACATCCTTGCGGCGCGGGTGCGTATTGCCGGATCGATCGTGCATACGCCGACGCTGATCAGCCAGACTTTTTCGAACATGCTGGGTTGCAAGGTGTTCCTGAAGTTCGAGAATTTGCAATTCACGGCAGCTTACAAGGAGCGCGGGGCGCTCAACCGCTTGCTGCAACTGGACGAGGCGGCGCGGGCCAAGGGCGTGATCGCCGCATCGGCCGGCAATCATGCACAGGGGCTGGCCTATCATGGCAAGCGGCTGGGCGTGCCCGTCACCATCGTGATGCCCACCACCACCCCGACCGTTAAGGTGATGCAGACCGAAGGTCATGACGCAACGGTCGTCCAATATGGCGAAAAGTTCGATGACGCCTATGCCCATGCACGCGTGCTGGAGGTGGAGCGGGGCCTGACCTTCATCCATCCCTTCGATGAGCCGGACATCATGGCGGGGCAGGGTACTGTCGCGCTCGAAATGCTGGAGGATGCGCCCGAGATCGACACGCTGGTCATCCCGATCGGTGGCGGCGGGCTTTTCTCTGGCATGGCAACGTCCGCGCGGGCGATGAAGCCCGACATCCGCCTGATCGGTGTGCAGGCGGAACTCTATCCGTCGATGTACGATCTCATCAAGGGCGAAAATCTGCCGTGCGACGGCGACACGCTGGCCGAGGGCATTGCCGTCAAGGAACCGGGCGCGTTGACCCGGCGCTTTGTCGATCGGATGGCCGACGACATATTGCTGGTCACGGAGCGGCGGCTGGAGGAGGCGGTCAGCCTGCTGCTCCAGATCGAGAAGACGGTGGTTGAGGGCGCTGGCGCCGCTGGCCTTGCCGCGTTGCTGACCTATCGCGAGCAGTTTGAGGGGCGGACGGTCGGCCTGGTCCTGACCGGCGGCAATATCGACACACGGCTGCTGGCCAATGTGCTGCTGCGCGATCTGGCACGGTCGGGACGGCTGGCGCGCCTTCGCATCCGTTTGCAGGATCGTCCGGGATCGCTATTCCAGGTGGCCCGGCTGTTCGACGAGCAGCAGGTCAATATCATTGAAGTCTATCATCAGCGCGTCTTCACCTCCTTGCCTGCCAAGGGACTGGTGGCGGAGATCGAGTGCGAGACGCGCGATCGCGCCCATCTGGATCGGCTGCTGCATGCTTTGGTCGAGGCTGGCTATGAGTCGTCGCTGATCGAATCGGCCTGA
- a CDS encoding NAD(P)-dependent oxidoreductase — MAHIAFIGLGTMGGPIAGHLAKAGHDLTVYNRSIGKTKSWAEAYGGTVATSPVKAAEGADVVISCVGTDDDLSSITLGRDGAFRAMKPGSLFIDHTTVSARIARQLFVEGESRGIHSVDAPVSGGQAGAQNGKLSIMCGGSEPAVAAARIVMQAYAARIVHVGSAGAGQTTKMVNQICIAGVVQGLAEAMRFAQAADLDLDAVFEAISGGAAQSWQMDHRWKTMAQDSFDFGFAVDWMRKDLGLALDEARSNGATLPMAAQVDQFYADVQAMDGGRQDTSALVRRITRA; from the coding sequence ATGGCACATATCGCGTTTATCGGCCTTGGCACCATGGGCGGCCCGATCGCCGGGCATCTGGCAAAGGCCGGACATGACCTTACCGTCTACAATCGCTCGATCGGCAAGACGAAAAGCTGGGCAGAGGCCTATGGCGGCACCGTGGCGACCAGCCCCGTCAAAGCGGCAGAGGGCGCGGACGTCGTCATCAGCTGCGTCGGCACCGATGACGATCTTTCCTCCATCACGCTGGGCCGCGATGGCGCATTTCGGGCGATGAAACCGGGCAGCCTGTTCATCGACCACACCACCGTATCTGCCCGCATCGCCCGACAACTGTTCGTCGAAGGCGAAAGCCGCGGCATCCACAGCGTCGACGCCCCCGTTTCCGGCGGTCAGGCCGGCGCGCAGAACGGCAAGCTGTCGATCATGTGTGGCGGTAGCGAACCAGCGGTCGCGGCGGCCCGCATCGTCATGCAGGCCTATGCCGCCCGCATCGTCCATGTCGGCAGCGCGGGCGCAGGCCAGACGACCAAGATGGTGAACCAGATCTGCATCGCGGGCGTGGTTCAAGGCCTGGCCGAAGCCATGCGCTTCGCCCAGGCCGCCGACCTCGACCTCGACGCCGTGTTCGAGGCGATCTCCGGCGGCGCGGCGCAAAGCTGGCAGATGGACCATCGCTGGAAGACGATGGCGCAGGACAGCTTCGATTTCGGCTTCGCGGTCGACTGGATGCGCAAGGATCTGGGGCTGGCGCTGGATGAGGCGCGCTCCAACGGCGCGACCCTGCCGATGGCCGCGCAGGTCGACCAATTTTATGCCGACGTGCAGGCAATGGACGGCGGACGGCAGGATACCAGCGCGCTGGTGCGCCGGATCACCCGCGCATGA
- a CDS encoding amidohydrolase, with the protein MKIALLAATAILAFASPAFAKGLVDNVNGITVDQTGKLIHFDAILIDDEGKVEKLIQGKVEEPAPPRKKRKKGEQEFPAYSFRLDGKGRTLIPGLIDAHGHVMGLGLSLITLDLSQTRSLAEAQAKIRAYAQDNSGRKWIIGTGWNQESWGLGRFPTAAELDAAVSDIPVWLERVDGHAGWANSAAMKAAGISATAKAPAGGRIEVTGGKPSGIFVDQAMSLIKKVVPPPAPKDRDIAFEKAQRLLLATGITGIADMGTSIDDWQAFRRSADRGALRIRIMAYAAGVDQMVTIAGPAPTPWLYDDRLRLGGVKLVLDGALGSRGAWLKADYADAPGQKGLSMIGTTQLRNWMSRAAMDDFQIAVHAIGDAANGELLDAITELSETYKGDRRWRIEHAQVVDPADLPRFGQNSIIASMQPVHEASDWKMAGARMGEARLKGAYAWKSMLDNRVPLAFGSDVPVESPNPFAGIAVAMSREDGSGQPVGGWMPEQRVSFQAALDGFSRQAAYAGFAEQRFGNLAPGQRADFLLIDRDVSLAQPAEIRATQVLETWISGKRVYVKE; encoded by the coding sequence ATGAAGATCGCTCTGCTGGCGGCAACGGCAATACTCGCTTTTGCCTCCCCCGCTTTTGCCAAGGGGCTAGTCGACAATGTCAACGGCATTACCGTCGACCAGACCGGCAAGCTCATTCATTTCGACGCCATCCTGATCGACGATGAGGGCAAGGTCGAGAAACTGATACAGGGCAAGGTCGAGGAACCCGCACCGCCCCGCAAAAAGCGCAAAAAGGGCGAGCAGGAATTCCCGGCCTACAGTTTCCGTCTCGATGGCAAGGGGCGGACGCTGATCCCCGGCCTGATCGACGCGCACGGCCATGTCATGGGCCTTGGCCTCAGCCTCATCACCCTCGACCTCTCGCAGACCAGATCACTGGCTGAGGCGCAGGCGAAGATCCGCGCCTATGCGCAGGACAATAGCGGCCGCAAATGGATCATAGGCACCGGCTGGAATCAGGAATCCTGGGGCCTTGGCCGCTTCCCGACCGCCGCCGAACTGGATGCCGCCGTGAGCGACATCCCGGTCTGGCTAGAGCGGGTGGACGGCCATGCGGGCTGGGCCAACAGCGCAGCGATGAAGGCAGCAGGCATCAGCGCTACAGCCAAAGCTCCCGCAGGTGGCCGCATCGAAGTGACCGGGGGCAAGCCATCGGGCATATTCGTCGATCAGGCGATGTCGCTCATCAAGAAAGTCGTTCCCCCGCCCGCGCCCAAGGATCGCGACATCGCCTTTGAAAAGGCGCAGCGCCTTCTGCTGGCGACCGGAATCACCGGCATCGCCGACATGGGCACGAGCATCGACGACTGGCAGGCGTTTCGCCGCTCCGCCGACCGGGGAGCGTTGCGTATCCGCATCATGGCCTATGCGGCGGGCGTCGATCAGATGGTGACGATCGCCGGGCCTGCGCCGACGCCGTGGCTCTATGACGACCGGCTGCGCCTTGGCGGGGTCAAGCTGGTGCTCGACGGGGCGCTCGGTTCGCGCGGCGCTTGGCTGAAGGCCGACTATGCCGACGCGCCGGGGCAAAAGGGACTGTCGATGATCGGCACCACCCAGCTTCGCAACTGGATGAGCCGCGCAGCGATGGACGATTTTCAGATTGCGGTTCACGCGATCGGCGACGCCGCCAATGGCGAACTGCTCGACGCCATCACGGAACTGTCGGAAACCTACAAGGGCGACCGGCGCTGGCGGATCGAACATGCCCAGGTCGTTGATCCCGCCGACCTGCCCCGTTTTGGACAGAACAGCATCATCGCCTCCATGCAACCCGTCCATGAAGCCTCCGACTGGAAGATGGCGGGCGCACGCATGGGCGAAGCGCGGCTGAAGGGCGCCTATGCCTGGAAATCGATGCTCGACAATCGCGTACCCTTGGCCTTTGGGTCGGACGTGCCGGTGGAAAGCCCCAATCCCTTTGCCGGAATAGCGGTCGCCATGAGTCGCGAGGATGGTTCGGGCCAGCCCGTCGGCGGCTGGATGCCGGAACAACGCGTCAGCTTTCAGGCGGCGCTCGACGGCTTTTCCCGTCAGGCCGCCTATGCCGGGTTCGCCGAACAGCGCTTCGGCAATCTGGCGCCGGGACAGCGGGCCGATTTCCTGCTGATCGACCGTGACGTCTCGCTCGCCCAGCCCGCCGAAATCCGCGCGACCCAGGTTCTGGAAACATGGATCAGCGGCAAACGGGTTTACGTCAAGGAGTAG
- a CDS encoding glycosyltransferase gives MKVAMIDPSLFTGRYDDGLCGGLTQAGLEVTLLARPMRDTDAIAPAAYTYDPRFFRWSERLRGVLGEGRGFRVAKAVEYGATCLAGSVRGMADANVVHVQWLPLAPADRMLLRRLAGRVPLVHTVHNAEAYHADAGVQGAGYRALLDRFDALIVHGETTRAALEARGVDRARIHILPHPPMRLANATPDDLAAVPDPLLPRLLFFGTIRPYKGVDLLVEACLSLWRGGQRFELAMAGKPFMDIASLIERVRQAGFGERLVLDLGFLREQRLDAHLQKADILVFPYRHIDSSGAFLSALHYGKAMVASDAGMFAALPDGVAARVPVGNVSALAQALLPLIESAAIRQAAGARASAYGETMGDWKDMALRTAAIYRSVMGQAL, from the coding sequence ATGAAGGTCGCGATGATCGACCCCTCGCTCTTTACCGGGCGCTATGATGACGGCCTATGCGGGGGGCTGACGCAGGCGGGGCTGGAGGTGACCCTGCTCGCCCGACCTATGCGGGATACCGATGCCATCGCGCCTGCGGCCTATACCTATGATCCGCGCTTTTTCCGCTGGAGCGAGCGGTTGCGGGGAGTACTGGGCGAAGGGCGGGGCTTTCGCGTCGCCAAGGCGGTCGAATATGGCGCGACCTGCCTCGCCGGGTCAGTGCGGGGCATGGCGGACGCGAATGTCGTTCATGTGCAGTGGCTTCCCCTTGCGCCTGCTGACCGGATGCTGCTGCGGCGGTTGGCGGGGCGGGTGCCGCTGGTGCATACGGTGCATAATGCAGAGGCCTATCATGCCGATGCCGGGGTGCAGGGGGCGGGCTATCGCGCGCTGCTTGATCGGTTCGACGCGTTGATCGTGCATGGTGAGACGACCCGGGCGGCGCTGGAGGCGCGGGGCGTGGATCGGGCGCGCATTCATATATTGCCGCACCCGCCGATGCGGCTTGCCAATGCCACGCCCGATGATCTGGCAGCGGTGCCGGACCCGCTGCTGCCCCGATTACTCTTCTTCGGGACGATCCGGCCCTATAAAGGCGTCGATCTGCTGGTGGAGGCCTGCCTGTCGCTGTGGCGCGGAGGGCAGCGGTTTGAACTGGCGATGGCGGGCAAGCCCTTCATGGACATCGCGTCGCTGATCGAGCGCGTAAGGCAGGCTGGTTTTGGCGAGCGGTTGGTTCTGGACCTGGGTTTCCTGCGCGAGCAGCGGCTGGACGCGCATTTGCAGAAAGCTGACATATTGGTCTTTCCCTATCGGCATATCGATTCCAGCGGCGCGTTTTTGTCGGCGCTCCACTATGGCAAGGCGATGGTGGCGTCGGATGCAGGGATGTTCGCTGCACTGCCCGATGGCGTTGCCGCGCGGGTACCGGTTGGAAATGTATCCGCGCTTGCCCAAGCCCTCTTGCCGCTGATCGAAAGCGCGGCCATCAGGCAGGCGGCCGGAGCGCGGGCAAGCGCCTATGGCGAGACGATGGGCGACTGGAAGGACATGGCATTGCGAACGGCGGCGATCTATCGCTCGGTTATGGGACAGGCCCTGTGA
- a CDS encoding MFS transporter — MTSDRSIDPARLFLGAAIGLTLWVGASFLWHVTYAKGVSLPVTLFLDQDFPVLLVGVLALALLAPLTQGEGPGVPPPTARIVVPIILLLGLSAWAGHYILFQDYAISRDEEVARFAAAYLREGMIARPIPPEWVPYRRAIMPEFFSPFGAQAYWTAAYLPVNSAIQAVFWRLGDPNMAGAALLVAGLAALWRAALRLFPDRPDAVWVVLLLGFTSTQLWVTAMTPYAMTGHFALNMIWLALVLRGGWAGHLGAAVVALAAAGLHQWHFPPIFIAPFILWMLLGRRWGAAAFHIFVLAAIVIVWARLWPGLLLHELGPPADVRPSAGVADKVGSLFGRLGGKWQPLVNITRLIAWNNLLLLPLALLGIAAIDWRAAVRGRAIALPLAMGVIAGCGLALAQGYGWGYRYAHGFIGPLCLLAGYGWLRMRRTSLRPVVIASAIAVLTTGLLVWRTYEFVAPYARGHRMIQASTADVVLVDPRGGLFVTDLVRGQDGVPGRPIVMNLGMLTLGQIDALCETYAVALFDRTEFRPIGVPLARWHYGATDALRRRMDRLRCGDRPVPATP, encoded by the coding sequence ATGACCAGCGACCGCAGTATTGACCCTGCACGCCTGTTTCTGGGCGCGGCGATCGGGCTGACGCTGTGGGTCGGTGCGAGTTTCCTGTGGCATGTGACCTATGCCAAGGGCGTGAGCCTGCCAGTGACCCTGTTTCTGGATCAGGATTTCCCGGTGCTGCTGGTGGGGGTGTTGGCGCTGGCGTTGTTGGCGCCACTGACGCAGGGGGAGGGGCCGGGTGTACCGCCGCCGACCGCGCGGATTGTGGTGCCAATCATCCTGTTGCTGGGCTTGTCCGCCTGGGCAGGGCATTATATCTTGTTTCAGGATTATGCGATTTCGCGCGACGAGGAGGTGGCACGCTTTGCCGCTGCCTATCTGCGCGAAGGGATGATCGCACGGCCGATCCCGCCGGAATGGGTGCCCTATCGGCGGGCGATCATGCCCGAATTCTTCTCTCCCTTCGGCGCGCAGGCCTATTGGACGGCGGCCTATCTGCCGGTGAACAGCGCGATCCAGGCGGTGTTCTGGCGATTGGGCGATCCCAATATGGCAGGTGCGGCGCTGCTGGTGGCGGGTCTTGCGGCGTTGTGGCGCGCGGCGTTGCGACTGTTCCCCGACCGGCCCGACGCGGTGTGGGTGGTGCTGTTGCTCGGCTTCACCTCGACCCAGCTTTGGGTCACGGCCATGACCCCCTATGCGATGACGGGGCATTTCGCGCTCAACATGATCTGGCTGGCGCTGGTGTTGCGGGGTGGCTGGGCCGGGCATCTGGGGGCTGCTGTCGTGGCGCTGGCGGCGGCGGGGCTGCATCAATGGCATTTCCCGCCGATCTTCATCGCGCCTTTCATTCTCTGGATGCTGTTGGGGCGGCGTTGGGGAGCAGCGGCTTTCCACATATTTGTGCTGGCCGCGATCGTGATTGTCTGGGCCAGATTGTGGCCGGGCCTGCTGTTGCACGAATTGGGGCCACCTGCCGATGTCCGGCCGAGCGCGGGCGTGGCGGACAAGGTGGGCAGCCTGTTCGGGCGACTGGGCGGCAAGTGGCAGCCGCTGGTCAATATCACGCGGCTGATTGCCTGGAACAATCTGTTGCTGCTGCCGCTGGCGCTGCTGGGTATCGCCGCGATCGACTGGCGGGCTGCGGTGCGCGGGCGTGCAATCGCGCTGCCGCTGGCGATGGGCGTGATCGCGGGTTGTGGGCTGGCGCTGGCGCAGGGCTATGGCTGGGGTTATCGCTACGCTCATGGATTTATCGGGCCGCTTTGCCTGCTGGCGGGCTATGGCTGGCTGCGGATGCGGCGGACGTCGCTGCGTCCCGTCGTCATCGCGTCGGCCATCGCCGTGCTGACGACGGGTCTGCTTGTGTGGCGTACCTATGAGTTCGTCGCGCCCTATGCGCGGGGGCATCGGATGATCCAGGCGTCCACGGCGGATGTCGTGCTGGTCGATCCGCGTGGCGGGCTGTTCGTCACCGATCTGGTGCGTGGACAGGATGGGGTGCCGGGTCGACCGATCGTCATGAATCTGGGGATGCTGACGCTCGGCCAGATTGATGCATTGTGCGAAACCTATGCTGTCGCTCTGTTCGATCGCACGGAATTCCGTCCCATTGGTGTACCGCTCGCCCGCTGGCACTATGGTGCCACCGATGCGTTGCGTCGGCGGATGGATCGGTTGCGCTGCGGTGACAGGCCAGTGCCTGCTACTCCTTGA
- a CDS encoding class I SAM-dependent methyltransferase produces MITFQRVAKAAGKHLTRLGLRVRAALGARATRACPACGGAVVGFFRYGDNGEWGCPTCGASPRERLMNFLIEQGTLTLPQGGAILHMAPNEGSLVRRYAASAGEYVPADLFPDIYSVPGMTRVDLMALADEGRFDLFYASHVMEHVPDDAMVLANILRALKPGGEAWLIVPLWSKPTEDGSYAMSPRERERRFGQWDHVRQYGPDFADRIRAAGFDLEEIDAASVAPALRHRFALDDRLFRARKPLGVVAA; encoded by the coding sequence GTGATTACCTTTCAGCGGGTGGCCAAGGCCGCCGGCAAGCATCTGACCCGCTTGGGTTTACGGGTACGCGCCGCGCTGGGCGCGCGGGCGACGCGCGCCTGTCCGGCTTGCGGCGGCGCGGTGGTGGGCTTCTTTCGCTATGGCGATAATGGCGAATGGGGGTGCCCGACATGCGGCGCGTCCCCGCGCGAACGGCTGATGAACTTCCTGATCGAGCAAGGGACGCTGACCCTGCCGCAAGGGGGCGCGATCCTGCACATGGCGCCCAATGAGGGCAGTCTGGTACGGCGCTATGCTGCGTCCGCCGGGGAATATGTACCCGCCGATCTGTTTCCGGACATTTATTCCGTGCCGGGGATGACCCGCGTCGACCTGATGGCGCTGGCTGACGAGGGACGGTTCGACCTTTTCTATGCCAGCCATGTGATGGAGCATGTGCCTGATGACGCGATGGTGCTCGCCAACATCCTGCGCGCGCTCAAGCCCGGCGGGGAAGCCTGGCTGATCGTGCCGTTGTGGAGCAAGCCGACCGAGGATGGTAGCTATGCCATGTCCCCGCGTGAGCGTGAGCGGCGCTTTGGCCAGTGGGATCATGTGCGCCAATATGGTCCCGATTTCGCCGACCGCATCCGGGCCGCGGGGTTCGATCTGGAAGAGATTGACGCGGCATCGGTAGCCCCGGCGCTGCGCCATCGCTTTGCGCTGGACGACCGGCTGTTCCGCGCCCGCAAACCGCTGGGCGTGGTCGCCGCGTGA
- a CDS encoding sugar transferase gives MKVSKEIVRLRLYLLCLLGDAVGLLLSFMLANWLMLGAVWGEPGKPHGIVMFAMIAPLYVLLAIQGGAYGIRMLDNVRQGVLRALLALVQASMLMLLIVYLGKIAEQLSRLTFVAGLLLSAGAVTLVRFAIARLGDRLLGEVPHLTVVILDGVVIDTAPHVLLIEAREAGLHPENHDASMAARLAAVVGMAERVVVACPLERMDDWSVALKSLSARGEIVVPEMLRFAPARVDEFASQPTIVVAGGPLQFRDRIIKRLFDFAVASIATILLSPILVAAALAVKLTSAGPILFRQPRLGLDARPFDIYKFRSMRADRTDTKAETLTARDDDRVTAVGRFLRKTSIDELPQLFNVLRGDMSIVGPRPHAAAARAGDSLYWEVDDRYWERHCIKPGMTGLAQVRGHRGATDHHQDLIDRLQSDLEYVTAWSIWRDLRIIVATIGVLVHHKAY, from the coding sequence CTGAAAGTATCCAAGGAAATAGTACGGCTGCGGCTGTATCTCCTCTGCCTGTTGGGGGATGCGGTGGGCCTGCTGCTGTCGTTCATGCTGGCCAACTGGCTGATGCTGGGCGCAGTCTGGGGCGAGCCGGGCAAGCCGCACGGCATTGTCATGTTCGCCATGATCGCACCCCTTTACGTCCTGTTGGCCATTCAGGGTGGCGCCTATGGCATTCGGATGCTCGACAATGTGCGGCAAGGCGTGCTGCGCGCGCTGCTGGCGTTGGTGCAGGCGTCGATGCTGATGTTGCTGATCGTGTATCTGGGCAAGATCGCCGAGCAGCTTTCCCGTCTGACATTCGTGGCGGGCTTGCTGCTTTCAGCGGGAGCAGTGACGCTGGTACGGTTCGCCATTGCGCGGCTGGGCGATCGTCTGCTGGGGGAAGTGCCGCACCTGACGGTGGTGATTCTGGATGGCGTAGTGATCGACACAGCGCCGCATGTCCTGTTGATCGAAGCCAGAGAGGCCGGGCTTCATCCCGAAAATCATGACGCCAGCATGGCTGCACGGCTGGCCGCTGTCGTGGGCATGGCGGAGCGGGTGGTCGTCGCCTGTCCGCTGGAGCGGATGGACGATTGGTCGGTGGCGCTGAAATCCCTGTCCGCGCGTGGCGAGATCGTGGTGCCTGAAATGCTGCGCTTTGCGCCTGCGCGGGTGGACGAATTTGCCAGCCAGCCGACGATCGTTGTGGCAGGCGGGCCGCTCCAGTTTCGCGACCGGATCATCAAGCGGCTGTTCGATTTCGCGGTCGCCAGCATTGCGACGATCCTGCTGTCGCCCATATTGGTCGCTGCTGCGCTGGCGGTGAAGTTGACGAGTGCCGGGCCGATCCTTTTTCGCCAGCCGCGTCTGGGTCTGGATGCGCGCCCGTTCGACATCTACAAGTTTCGGTCCATGCGCGCCGATCGCACCGACACGAAGGCGGAGACGCTGACCGCGCGGGACGATGACCGGGTGACGGCGGTGGGGCGCTTTCTGCGCAAAACCAGCATTGATGAATTGCCGCAGCTTTTCAATGTGTTGCGCGGCGACATGAGCATCGTTGGGCCGCGTCCTCATGCGGCGGCGGCGAGGGCCGGGGACAGCCTCTATTGGGAGGTGGATGACCGCTATTGGGAACGGCACTGCATCAAGCCGGGCATGACCGGGCTGGCGCAGGTTCGCGGTCATCGCGGCGCGACCGATCATCATCAGGATCTGATCGACCGGCTTCAGTCGGACCTTGAATATGTGACGGCCTGGTCGATCTGGCGTGACCTGCGCATCATCGTCGCGACCATCGGCGTGCTGGTGCATCACAAGGCCTATTGA
- a CDS encoding FkbM family methyltransferase gives MSGQRQRYVRELRNRWLAVRLSLRGQIHQYPEILALRMFLTGFAIDCVIDVGANQGQYATTLRRDVGFGGTILSFEPNPEAFSILERRAAGDRRWHVFNMALSDFDGTAQFNIMAAEQFSSLERPAAELDPIFTDRNKVTRQVEMQCRRLSGLLPELRAAHGFIRPFLKMDTQGHDLSVCEGAGEMLADLTGLQTELAVRPIYEGGTAYRAMIEWLDGRGFAPSAFFANNKGHFPLLVEMDGIFVNRALLARMS, from the coding sequence GTGAGCGGGCAGCGCCAGCGCTACGTGCGCGAATTGCGGAACCGCTGGCTGGCGGTACGCCTGTCGCTTCGCGGGCAGATACATCAATATCCAGAAATATTGGCGCTGCGGATGTTCCTGACCGGCTTTGCCATCGACTGCGTGATCGACGTCGGTGCGAACCAGGGGCAATATGCAACCACGCTGCGCCGCGATGTCGGCTTTGGCGGCACGATCCTGTCGTTCGAGCCGAATCCGGAAGCCTTTTCGATACTGGAACGCCGCGCGGCGGGCGACCGGCGCTGGCATGTCTTCAACATGGCGCTGTCCGATTTCGACGGCACCGCGCAGTTCAACATCATGGCGGCAGAACAGTTTAGTTCGCTGGAGCGCCCGGCAGCGGAACTCGACCCCATCTTTACCGATCGTAACAAGGTGACGCGGCAGGTGGAGATGCAGTGCCGCCGCCTGTCGGGCCTGCTGCCGGAATTGCGTGCCGCGCATGGCTTCATCCGCCCCTTCCTGAAGATGGACACGCAGGGACATGACCTGTCGGTGTGCGAGGGGGCGGGCGAGATGCTGGCTGACCTGACGGGCTTGCAGACGGAACTGGCTGTTCGCCCAATCTATGAGGGTGGGACCGCCTATCGGGCGATGATCGAATGGCTGGACGGGCGCGGCTTTGCACCCTCGGCCTTCTTTGCCAACAATAAGGGGCATTTTCCGCTGCTGGTCGAAATGGACGGCATTTTCGTCAATCGGGCGCTGCTGGCCCGCATGTCCTGA